Proteins encoded by one window of Methanobrevibacter sp.:
- a CDS encoding type I restriction-modification system subunit M: MAKENISEIGFEKQIWDAADELRGSMDAAEYKHVVLGLIFLKYLSDKFEDRYQELVEEGAGFEEDIDEYTSENIFFVPPEARWSEIAKNANKEENGLTIDNAMKAIEDSNKSLKGILPKNFSRPELDKKKLGAVIDIFTNVQMSDKGDKKDILGRTYEYCLSMFAETEGKKAGEFYTPACVVKTLVSILKPYDGRVYDPCCGSGGMFVQSKNFIENHSGNIKKISIYGQESNPTTWKMAKMNLAIRGLEADLGEHQEDTFLNDLHPTLKADFVMANPPFNLKKWGQEQLQDDVRWKYGIPPKGNANFAWMQHMIHHLSPKGKIGLVLANGSLSSTTSGEGKIRQAIVEDDLVECIVALPTQLFYTTGIPVCLWFLNRDKKQKGKTLFIDAREIGTMVSRKLRELTDEDIELIAETFTKFEEGTLEDEKGFCKVSDLEEIKKHDFILTPGRYVGFKPEEDDGIPFEEKMKTLTTELDALFKESNELEGKIRQSLKEIGFEF; encoded by the coding sequence ATGGCAAAGGAAAATATTAGTGAAATTGGATTTGAAAAACAGATATGGGATGCAGCAGATGAACTAAGAGGTTCAATGGATGCAGCTGAATACAAACATGTGGTATTGGGATTAATCTTTTTAAAATACTTATCAGATAAATTTGAAGATAGATATCAGGAACTTGTTGAAGAAGGAGCAGGATTTGAAGAGGATATTGATGAATATACTTCAGAAAACATATTCTTCGTACCGCCAGAAGCACGTTGGAGTGAAATAGCTAAGAATGCAAACAAGGAAGAAAACGGTTTGACAATCGACAATGCAATGAAAGCAATTGAAGATTCCAATAAATCACTTAAAGGAATATTACCTAAAAACTTCTCAAGACCAGAACTAGACAAAAAGAAACTCGGTGCTGTTATTGATATATTCACAAATGTACAAATGTCTGATAAAGGTGATAAAAAAGATATTTTAGGACGTACCTATGAATATTGTCTTTCAATGTTTGCAGAAACTGAAGGTAAAAAAGCAGGGGAGTTTTATACTCCTGCATGTGTAGTAAAAACATTGGTTTCAATATTAAAACCATATGATGGAAGAGTATACGACCCATGCTGCGGATCTGGGGGAATGTTTGTACAATCCAAAAATTTCATTGAAAATCATAGTGGAAACATTAAAAAGATTTCAATTTATGGTCAGGAATCAAATCCCACCACATGGAAAATGGCAAAAATGAACTTAGCTATTCGTGGACTTGAAGCAGACCTTGGAGAGCACCAGGAAGACACATTTCTAAATGATTTGCATCCTACCTTAAAAGCTGATTTTGTAATGGCAAATCCACCATTCAACCTCAAAAAATGGGGACAAGAACAATTACAGGATGATGTAAGGTGGAAATATGGTATTCCACCAAAAGGAAATGCAAACTTCGCATGGATGCAACATATGATACATCACTTATCACCAAAAGGAAAAATAGGTTTGGTATTAGCTAATGGGTCATTATCATCAACTACTTCCGGTGAAGGTAAAATCAGACAAGCAATTGTTGAAGATGATCTAGTAGAATGTATTGTTGCACTTCCTACTCAACTGTTTTATACAACAGGAATTCCAGTTTGTCTTTGGTTCTTGAACCGTGATAAAAAACAAAAAGGAAAAACTTTGTTTATTGATGCACGTGAAATTGGAACAATGGTTTCAAGGAAACTACGTGAATTAACAGATGAAGATATTGAATTAATTGCAGAAACATTCACTAAATTCGAAGAAGGAACCCTTGAAGATGAAAAAGGATTCTGCAAAGTAAGTGATTTAGAAGAAATCAAGAAACATGATTTCATATTAACACCTGGTCGTTATGTTGGATTTAAACCAGAAGAAGATGATGGAATTCCATTTGAAGAAAAAATGAAAACATTAACAACTGAATTGGATGCGTTATTTAAGGAATCCAATGAACTTGAAGGTAAAATTCGTCAAAGTTTAAAGGAGATTGGTTTTGAATTCTAG